In one Carassius carassius chromosome 12, fCarCar2.1, whole genome shotgun sequence genomic region, the following are encoded:
- the LOC132155213 gene encoding phosphoglucomutase-1-like: MNDSPLQVLTLPTSPYPDQRPGTNGLKKKTNVFQSKKNYLHNFIQCIFSSIDLRDRQGSTMVVGGDGRYFNSTAIRVIVQMAAANGVGRVVIGQNGIMSTPAVSCVIRKIKAIGGIILTASHNPGGPDGDFGIKFNSANGGPAPEAVTNKIFQLSRTIEEFAICPELRVDLGTIGKQSFDLENKFKPFTVEIVDPVESYANSLRNIFDFAVLKELLSGDNHVQIRLDAMHGVTGPYVKKILCEELGSPANSAINCIPLENFGGRHPEPNLIHASDFVETMKSGQYDFGAAFDGDGDRNMILGKHGFFVNPSDSVAVLAANIFCIPYFQHTGVRGFARSMPTSAALDMVAKATKIQLYETPTGWRFFGSLMDAGRLSLCGEESFGTGSDYIREKDGLWAVLAWLSILAVRRQSVEDIMTDHWRTYGRNYYTRFDYEEVDLDAAVEMMLDLELMFSDRAFIGQVFTVGEKKYQVEAADSFEYSDPVDGTISRNQGLRVIFKGGSRIIFRLSGTDSFGATVRLYIDSYERDINKLFQDPQMALAELVTIALQLSQIHERTGRRGPTVIT; the protein is encoded by the exons ATGAACGATAGTCCCTTGCAAGTGCTAACTTTGCCTACTTCTCCGTACCCCGACCAGAGGCCTGGAACCAACGGCCTGAAGAAGAAGACCAATGTTTTCCAGTCTAAAAAAAACTACCTGCACAACTTTATTCAATGCATCTTCTCCTCCATCGACCTGCGGGACAGGCAGGGCTCCACCATGGTGGTGGGTGGAGATGGACGCTACTTCAATTCGACTGCCATTCGGGTCATAGTGCAGATGGCTGCTGCTAACGGG GTGGGTCGTGTTGTGATCGGTCAGAATGGCATCATGTCGACGCCGGCTGTGTCGTGTGTGATCAGGAAGATCAAGGCCATCGGTGGCATTATTCTTACAGCCAGTCACAACCCTGGAGGACCTGACGGAGACTTTGGCATCAAATTCAATTCTGCCAATGGAG GTCCAGCACCAGAGGCTGTCACAAATAAAATCTTCCAACTGAGCAGAACCATAGAGGAGTTTGCCATCTGTCCTGAACTCAGAGTCGATCTGGGGACTATCGGCAAGCAGTCCTTTGACCTGGAGAACAAATTTAAACCTTTTACAG TGGAAATTGTGGATCCAGTTGAATCCTATGCCAACTCACTGAGGAATATCTTCGATTTCGCTGTTCTAAAGGAGCTTCTGTCAGGAGACAACCACGTACAAATCCGTTTAGATGCCATGCATGGAG TGACTGGGCCGTATGTGAAGAAGATCCTGTGTGAGGAGCTGGGCTCCCCTGCAAATTCAGCCATTAACTGCATACCTCTGGAGAACTTCGGAGGTCGCCACCCAGAACCCAACTTGATCCATGCCTCTGACTTCGTTGAGACGATGAAGAGCGGACAGTATGACTTCGGCGCTGCTTTTGATGGTGACGGT gaCCGTAATATGATCCTCGGGAAGCACGGATTCTTTGTAAACCCCTCCGACTCAGTTGCCGTCCTCGCTGCAAACATCTTCTGCATTCCTTACTTCCAGCACACAGGAGTAAGAGGCTTTGCTAGGAGTATGCCCACCAGTGCAGCTTTGGACAT GGTGGCCAAAGCCACCAAGATCCAGCTATATGAGACCCCAACCGGGTGGCGTTTTTTTGGGAGCTTGATGGATGCAGGTCGTCTCTCATTGTGTGGGGAGGAAAGTTTTGGCACAG GTTCAGATTATATACGGGAGAAAGATGGGCTGTGGGCAGTGCTAGCATGGCTGTCCATCCTAGCGGTGAGGAGGCAAAGTGTAGAAGACATTATGACAGACCACTGGAGGACCTATGGGAGGAACTACTACACCAG ATTTGACTATGAGGAAGTGGATTTAGATGCGGCTGTGGAGATGATGCTGGATCTGGagctgatgttttcagacaggGCATTCATTGGGCAAGTGTTTACTGTGGGGGAGAAGAAATACCAAGTGGAGGCGGCAGACAGTTTTGAGTACAGTGACCCTGTGGATGGAACCATTTCAAGAAATCAG GGTTTGCGGGTCATTTTTAAAGGAGGTTCTCGCATCATCTTTCGTCTCAGTGGTACTGATAGTTTCGGAGCTACAGTTCGTCTGTATATTGACAGTTATGAGAGAGATATAAACAAGCTCTTTCAGGACCCACAG ATGGCCCTGGCGGAGCTCGTCACCATTGCCCTGCAGCTTTCACAGATACATGAAAGAACCGGGCGAAGAGGCCCTACTGTTATTACATGA